One region of Bradyrhizobium betae genomic DNA includes:
- the lptF gene encoding LPS export ABC transporter permease LptF, whose product MGSIDKYIFRTTLASFALVLVSLTGVIWITQALRGIDLMTSQGQTILTFLGITSLVVPALVLIISPIALMIAISHTLNKLATDSEIIVMNAAGFSPFRLFYPFFYATCVVALLVAFIAAYLAPDGMRRIKQWDAEITADVLTNILQPGRFAQLDKNLTIRIRERQPGGILAGIFIDDRRDPNERVSIVAEHGEVVKNETGSFLVLKDGNLQRFEAGKRDPALVAFGRYGFDMSKFSGQGHDVTLGIRERYLWELFAPYEDDPVYKQIPGQFRSALHDSLLAPIYPFAFAVLTFAFLGAPRTTRQSRNFSIGGSIIAVFGLRMAGFACSVMAVKSPGPVLFQYAMVIGAIGVGLWMIIGGVVVEPPARLMEAINRSNARIARLFRRPATA is encoded by the coding sequence ATGGGGTCGATCGATAAGTACATCTTCCGCACGACGCTGGCGTCGTTTGCGCTGGTCCTGGTCAGCCTCACCGGCGTGATCTGGATTACGCAGGCGTTGCGCGGCATCGACCTGATGACCAGCCAGGGTCAGACCATCCTCACCTTCCTCGGCATCACCAGCCTCGTCGTGCCTGCGCTGGTCCTGATCATCTCGCCGATCGCGCTGATGATCGCGATCTCGCATACGCTGAACAAGCTGGCGACCGACTCCGAGATCATCGTGATGAATGCCGCCGGCTTCTCGCCGTTCCGGCTGTTCTATCCGTTCTTCTATGCCACCTGCGTGGTCGCCCTGCTGGTGGCCTTCATCGCGGCCTATCTTGCTCCCGACGGCATGCGGCGGATCAAGCAGTGGGATGCCGAGATCACGGCCGACGTGCTCACCAACATCCTGCAGCCAGGCCGCTTCGCCCAGCTCGACAAGAACCTCACGATCCGGATCCGCGAACGCCAGCCGGGCGGCATCCTCGCCGGTATCTTCATCGACGACCGCCGCGATCCCAACGAGCGCGTCTCGATCGTCGCCGAGCACGGCGAGGTCGTGAAGAACGAGACCGGATCGTTCCTGGTGCTGAAGGACGGCAATCTGCAGCGCTTCGAGGCCGGCAAGCGCGATCCGGCGCTAGTGGCGTTCGGCCGCTACGGCTTCGACATGTCGAAGTTCTCGGGCCAGGGCCACGACGTCACCCTCGGCATTCGCGAGCGCTATCTGTGGGAGCTGTTCGCGCCGTACGAGGACGATCCGGTCTACAAGCAGATTCCCGGGCAGTTCCGATCAGCCCTGCATGACAGCCTGCTGGCGCCGATCTATCCCTTCGCCTTTGCCGTGCTGACCTTTGCCTTCCTCGGCGCACCGCGCACCACCCGCCAGAGCCGCAACTTCTCGATCGGCGGCTCCATCATCGCCGTGTTCGGCCTGCGCATGGCGGGATTTGCCTGTTCGGTGATGGCGGTGAAGTCGCCAGGCCCGGTGCTGTTCCAATACGCGATGGTCATTGGCGCCATCGGTGTCGGGCTGTGGATGATCATCGGCGGCGTCGTGGTCGAGCCGCCTGCCCGCCTCATGGAGGCCATCAACAGGTCGAACGCGCGCATCGCACGGCTGTTCAGACGGCCGGCGACCGCATGA
- the lptG gene encoding LPS export ABC transporter permease LptG: MSMLTNTLGRYFAGRFVVAALGVFASIFLLLVLVDYIEMVRKTSGLASASALMVAETSLFRVPQLLEKLTPFCMLIGAMTCYLALSRRLELVVARAAGISAWQFISPALGSALLIGVIATVAYNPMSANLRELSKRMEAELFGSAPGGGIQDASGFWLNQVTSDGQTIINAARSEQQGVRLTGLTLFRFDTEQHFKERIEAREATLESGHWLFKSVRRFSLDQPPIDQATLVIPTTLTEAQIRNSFSTPETVSFWQLPSYIRSSESSGFATAGYRLQYHKLLAQPFLLAAMVMLAASVSLRFFRMGGVQKMVLSGVGAGFLLYVLSKVTEDLSKAELMHPIAAAWLPVVVGGLTGFLALLYQEDG; this comes from the coding sequence ATGAGCATGCTCACCAACACACTCGGACGCTATTTCGCCGGACGCTTCGTCGTCGCGGCGCTCGGCGTGTTCGCGAGCATCTTCCTGCTGCTGGTGCTGGTCGACTACATCGAGATGGTGCGCAAGACCTCAGGGCTCGCGTCCGCCTCCGCGCTGATGGTCGCCGAGACCTCGCTGTTCCGGGTGCCGCAGCTGCTCGAGAAGCTGACGCCGTTCTGTATGCTGATCGGCGCCATGACCTGCTATCTCGCGCTCTCCCGCCGGCTCGAGCTGGTGGTCGCGCGCGCCGCCGGCATCTCCGCCTGGCAGTTCATCTCGCCGGCGCTCGGCAGCGCGCTGCTGATCGGGGTGATCGCCACCGTCGCCTACAATCCAATGTCGGCGAATCTGCGCGAACTCTCCAAGCGCATGGAAGCCGAGCTGTTCGGCTCCGCGCCCGGGGGCGGCATCCAGGATGCATCGGGCTTCTGGCTGAACCAGGTGACGAGCGACGGCCAGACCATCATCAATGCGGCGCGCAGCGAGCAACAGGGCGTCCGGCTCACCGGCCTCACGCTGTTCCGTTTTGACACGGAGCAACACTTCAAGGAGCGAATCGAGGCGCGCGAGGCGACGCTCGAGTCCGGCCATTGGCTGTTCAAGTCGGTGCGCCGCTTCTCGCTGGACCAGCCGCCCATCGACCAGGCCACGTTGGTGATTCCGACGACGCTGACCGAAGCCCAGATTCGCAACAGCTTTTCCACACCGGAGACTGTGTCTTTTTGGCAACTACCGAGCTACATCCGCTCCTCCGAAAGCTCGGGCTTCGCGACAGCCGGCTATCGACTCCAGTATCACAAGCTGTTGGCGCAGCCGTTTTTGCTTGCTGCCATGGTGATGCTGGCGGCCTCCGTGTCGTTGCGCTTCTTCAGGATGGGCGGCGTACAGAAGATGGTTTTGAGTGGCGTGGGCGCAGGCTTTCTGCTCTACGTTTTGTCGAAAGTGACTGAAGACTTGAGCAAGGCTGAGTTGATGCATCCGATCGCTGCGGCGTGGTTGCCCGTGGTGGTGGGCGGCCTCACCGGCTTTTTGGCCTTGTTGTATCAGGAGGACGGTTAG
- a CDS encoding LPS-assembly protein LptD, whose product MTAVHRGLVSRLTRRTLVRANGCGLSVRRLLLAVAAVASLGGLMDAALVSSASAQAFTYNPLPPRPKPPKAANDNQMLVQATEVDYDYNNSRVSAVGNVQLFYNGTSVEADRVVYDQKTKRLHAEGNIRMTDADGKITYAEILDLSDDYRDGFVDSLRVDTADQTRMAASRSDRSNGNYTVFENGVYTACAPCKDDPKKPPLWQVKGARIIHDQQEKMLYFETAQLEFFGVPIAYMPYFSTPDPTVKRKTGFLMPGFTSYTPFGYGVEVPFYWAIAPDMDMTFSPRITSKQGVLFQAEFRQRLMDGAYQIRLYGIDQLDPGQFAGQPGDRQFRGGVETKGQFALNDKWVWGWDGVLLSDYYFMSDYRLSAYRDPLGSFLNLPTDALSQLYLTGVGNRSFFDARTMYWLSFSGNQQQVPIVYPVIDYSNVLNYPVFGGEFSYKTNFVNLSRESAVFDPITTLANTNSLCTTASADPLARTPSQCLLRGVPGTYTRLTAEAQWRKSFTDPLGQIWTPFASLRADAINSSISNQPGVSNYLPVGDTQALRLMPTVGLEYRYPFINVQPWGSTTVEPIAQIIIRPNETYAGKFPNEDAQSMVFDASNLFSVDKFSGYDRVEGGGRANVGVQATTQFDKGGAVKVLFGQSYQLFGMNSYAVQDSINTGVDSGLDKPRSDYVASASYSPNSTYTFSVRSRMDEQTWNVQRFEAEGRANFNRWSISMMYGNYAPQPELGYLTRREGILTTGSLKVATNWVVTGSARWDLEANKINQYVLGAGYVDDCFVLAANYVTSYSYSAGTTPPVLSHAFMFQIGLRTLATSSGSSSSAGFQ is encoded by the coding sequence GTGACTGCCGTCCATCGAGGGCTCGTGTCTCGTTTGACGCGCCGCACATTGGTGCGCGCGAACGGGTGCGGCTTGTCCGTGCGCAGGCTCTTGCTCGCCGTCGCCGCGGTGGCCTCGCTCGGCGGGCTGATGGATGCAGCCCTCGTGTCCTCCGCCTCCGCCCAGGCCTTCACCTACAATCCGCTGCCGCCGCGTCCGAAGCCGCCGAAAGCCGCCAACGACAACCAGATGCTGGTGCAGGCGACCGAGGTCGACTACGACTACAACAATTCGCGCGTCTCCGCGGTCGGCAACGTCCAGCTGTTCTACAACGGCACCAGCGTCGAGGCCGACAGGGTCGTCTACGACCAGAAGACCAAGCGCCTGCATGCCGAAGGCAACATCCGCATGACGGATGCCGACGGCAAGATCACCTATGCCGAGATCCTGGATCTCAGCGACGACTACCGCGACGGTTTCGTCGATTCGCTGCGCGTGGACACGGCCGACCAGACCCGCATGGCCGCGAGCCGCTCCGACCGCTCCAACGGCAACTACACGGTGTTCGAGAACGGCGTCTACACGGCCTGCGCGCCATGCAAGGACGATCCGAAGAAGCCGCCGCTGTGGCAGGTCAAGGGTGCGCGTATCATCCACGACCAGCAGGAGAAGATGCTGTATTTCGAGACGGCGCAGCTCGAGTTCTTCGGCGTGCCTATCGCCTACATGCCCTACTTCTCGACGCCTGACCCGACCGTGAAGCGCAAGACCGGCTTCCTGATGCCGGGCTTCACCTCCTACACCCCGTTCGGCTACGGCGTCGAAGTCCCGTTCTACTGGGCTATCGCGCCCGACATGGACATGACCTTCAGCCCGCGCATCACGTCCAAGCAGGGCGTGCTGTTCCAGGCCGAGTTCCGCCAGCGCCTGATGGACGGCGCCTACCAGATCCGCCTCTACGGCATCGACCAGCTCGATCCCGGCCAGTTCGCGGGCCAGCCGGGCGACCGCCAGTTCCGCGGCGGCGTCGAGACCAAGGGCCAGTTCGCGCTGAACGACAAATGGGTCTGGGGCTGGGACGGCGTCCTGCTCTCCGACTACTATTTCATGTCGGACTACCGCCTGTCGGCCTACCGCGATCCGCTCGGTTCGTTCCTGAACCTGCCGACCGACGCGCTGTCGCAGCTCTATCTGACCGGCGTCGGCAATCGCAGCTTCTTCGACGCGCGCACGATGTACTGGCTGAGCTTCTCGGGTAACCAGCAACAGGTCCCGATCGTCTATCCCGTGATCGACTATTCGAACGTGCTCAACTATCCGGTGTTCGGCGGCGAGTTCAGCTACAAGACCAATTTCGTGAACCTGTCGCGCGAGAGCGCGGTGTTCGATCCGATCACGACGCTCGCCAACACCAACAGCCTGTGCACGACGGCGTCGGCCGATCCGCTCGCCCGCACGCCGTCGCAGTGCCTGCTGCGCGGCGTCCCCGGCACCTACACCCGCCTGACGGCGGAAGCGCAGTGGCGCAAATCCTTCACCGACCCGCTCGGCCAGATCTGGACGCCGTTCGCCAGCCTGCGCGCCGACGCGATCAACTCCTCGATCTCAAACCAGCCGGGCGTGTCGAACTATCTGCCCGTCGGCGATACCCAGGCGCTGCGCCTGATGCCGACCGTCGGCCTGGAATACCGCTATCCCTTCATCAACGTTCAGCCCTGGGGCTCGACCACCGTCGAGCCGATCGCGCAGATCATCATCCGCCCGAACGAAACCTATGCCGGCAAGTTCCCGAACGAGGACGCCCAGAGCATGGTGTTCGACGCCTCGAACCTGTTCAGCGTCGACAAGTTCTCCGGCTACGACCGCGTCGAGGGCGGCGGCCGCGCCAATGTGGGCGTGCAGGCCACCACGCAGTTCGACAAGGGCGGCGCCGTCAAGGTGCTGTTCGGACAGTCCTACCAGCTGTTCGGCATGAACTCCTATGCGGTGCAGGACTCCATCAACACGGGCGTCGATTCCGGCCTCGACAAGCCGCGCTCCGATTACGTGGCGAGCGCCAGCTACTCGCCCAACAGCACCTACACGTTCAGCGTCCGCTCCCGCATGGACGAGCAGACCTGGAACGTGCAGCGCTTCGAGGCGGAAGGCCGCGCCAACTTCAATCGCTGGTCGATCAGCATGATGTACGGCAATTACGCGCCGCAGCCGGAGCTTGGCTATCTGACGCGCCGCGAGGGCATCCTGACGACAGGCTCGCTGAAGGTTGCGACCAACTGGGTGGTGACGGGCTCGGCGCGCTGGGACCTCGAGGCCAACAAGATCAACCAGTATGTGCTCGGGGCCGGCTATGTCGACGATTGCTTCGTGCTGGCGGCGAACTATGTAACTTCGTATAGTTATTCTGCGGGCACGACGCCGCCCGTGCTGAGCCACGCGTTCATGTTCCAGATCGGTCTGCGCACGCTGGCAACCTCGAGCGGTAGCAGCAGTTCCGCCGGCTTCCAGTAA
- a CDS encoding peptidylprolyl isomerase codes for MTTPFPFLRLLLAISAGVILTGLPSPSRAQNIVVMVNGDPITDFDIDQRSKLDQLTTQKTPSRQEVINELIDDKIKMKEGKKYGVDPGVSDINQSYEGMAQRMRITPDQLTKSLEVKGVRPETLKGRMKAEMVWTSLVRGRYKEKLMVGERDVAQAVQAETGDKLQIEGTEYKMQPIVLIVPRGSSPAFQETRMKEAEQYRSRVGSCEEANSLFRSTPNATIRDNVTKTTAELPEALRKVLDDTPIGHLTAPEVTKAGIEMVVLCSRKPTMIDTPKKREVREKMYQQKYEKTQKTYLDELRKAAMIEYRNR; via the coding sequence ATGACGACCCCATTTCCTTTCCTCCGCCTCCTCCTCGCCATCAGCGCCGGGGTGATCCTGACCGGCCTGCCCTCGCCGTCGCGCGCGCAGAACATCGTCGTCATGGTCAACGGCGATCCCATCACCGATTTCGACATCGACCAGCGCTCCAAGCTCGACCAGCTGACGACACAGAAGACCCCGAGCCGGCAGGAGGTCATCAACGAGCTGATCGACGACAAGATCAAGATGAAGGAAGGCAAGAAGTACGGCGTCGATCCTGGCGTCTCCGACATCAACCAGTCCTACGAGGGCATGGCGCAGCGCATGCGCATCACGCCGGACCAGCTCACCAAGTCGCTCGAGGTCAAGGGCGTCCGCCCCGAAACGTTGAAGGGCCGCATGAAGGCCGAGATGGTCTGGACCAGCCTCGTGCGCGGCCGCTACAAGGAAAAGCTGATGGTCGGAGAGCGCGACGTGGCGCAGGCCGTGCAGGCCGAAACCGGCGACAAGCTGCAGATCGAGGGCACCGAATACAAGATGCAGCCGATCGTGCTGATCGTGCCGCGCGGCTCGTCTCCGGCCTTCCAGGAGACCCGGATGAAGGAAGCCGAGCAATATCGCTCGCGCGTCGGAAGCTGCGAGGAGGCCAACTCGCTGTTCCGCTCGACGCCGAACGCCACCATCCGCGACAACGTCACCAAGACCACCGCGGAGCTGCCGGAGGCGCTGCGCAAGGTGCTCGACGACACGCCGATCGGCCATCTGACCGCGCCCGAGGTAACCAAGGCGGGCATCGAGATGGTTGTGCTGTGCTCGCGCAAGCCGACCATGATCGACACGCCGAAGAAGCGCGAGGTCCGCGAGAAGATGTACCAGCAGAAATACGAGAAGACCCAGAAGACCTATCTCGACGAGCTCCGCAAGGCGGCGATGATCGAATATCGCAACCGCTGA
- the pdxA gene encoding 4-hydroxythreonine-4-phosphate dehydrogenase PdxA, whose product MATHPAKPLALTLGEPAGIGPDITIAAWLRRRELNLPAFYLLGDEAAIARRAKALGADIRIAASSAGEAPAVFNDALPVVATGAQATAEPGTPDASSAPAALASIRQAVADVREGRASAVVTNPIAKSVLYRAGFRHPGHTEFLAELAAVDGRVPQPVMMLWSPRLAVVPVTIHVSLREALAQLTSELIVSTVRIVAAELKSRFGIATPRIAISGLNPHAGEDGSLGHEEQTVIAPALRTLRNDGIDARGPLPADTMFHEAARNLYDCAVCMYHDQALIPIKTVAFDDAVNVTLGLPFIRTSPDHGTAFDIAGTGKANPASLIAALRLASRMAAATSE is encoded by the coding sequence ATGGCCACCCACCCTGCCAAGCCCCTCGCCCTGACGCTGGGAGAGCCCGCCGGCATCGGCCCCGACATCACGATCGCAGCCTGGCTCAGGCGCCGTGAACTGAACCTGCCCGCCTTCTACCTGCTCGGCGACGAGGCCGCGATCGCGCGCCGCGCCAAAGCGCTCGGTGCCGATATCAGGATCGCCGCGTCGAGCGCCGGCGAGGCCCCGGCCGTGTTCAATGATGCCTTGCCCGTCGTGGCCACCGGCGCGCAAGCCACGGCCGAGCCCGGCACGCCCGACGCATCAAGCGCACCAGCCGCGCTCGCCTCGATCCGCCAGGCCGTCGCCGACGTCCGCGAAGGGCGCGCCAGCGCCGTCGTCACCAATCCGATCGCCAAGAGCGTGCTCTACCGCGCAGGCTTCCGTCATCCCGGCCACACCGAATTCCTCGCCGAGCTCGCGGCCGTGGACGGCCGCGTGCCGCAGCCGGTGATGATGCTGTGGTCGCCGCGGCTCGCCGTGGTGCCTGTGACCATCCACGTCTCGCTGCGCGAAGCGCTGGCCCAGCTCACCAGCGAGCTGATCGTCTCGACCGTGCGCATCGTTGCCGCCGAGCTCAAGTCCCGCTTCGGCATCGCGACGCCGCGCATCGCGATCTCCGGCCTCAACCCGCACGCCGGCGAGGACGGCTCGCTCGGCCACGAGGAGCAGACCGTCATCGCGCCGGCGCTCAGGACGCTGCGCAACGACGGCATCGACGCCAGAGGGCCATTGCCCGCCGACACCATGTTCCACGAAGCCGCGCGCAACCTCTATGACTGCGCGGTCTGCATGTATCACGACCAGGCGCTGATCCCGATCAAGACGGTCGCCTTCGACGACGCCGTCAACGTCACGCTCGGCCTGCCCTTCATCCGCACCTCGCCCGATCACGGCACCGCCTTCGACATCGCCGGCACCGGCAAAGCCAATCCGGCCAGCCTGATCGCGGCGCTGAGGCTTGCAAGCCGCATGGCGGCCGCGACAAGCGAATGA
- the rsmA gene encoding 16S rRNA (adenine(1518)-N(6)/adenine(1519)-N(6))-dimethyltransferase RsmA, with protein MSAIDDLPPLREVIRQHALSARKSLGQNFLLDLNLTARIARAAAPLEDATIVEIGPGPGGLTRALLALGARRVIAIEHDERAIPALQDISARYPNRLEIVQGDAMTFDPRPLLAGERAKIVANLPYNIATQLLIGWLTTEPWPPWYDVMVLMFQREVGERIVAREDEEAYGRLGVLANWRCETKILFDIAPSAFVPPPKVTSSVVRLVPRAEPLPCDRRLLEQVAAAAFGQRRKMLRQSLKSLGVDPARLAAAAGVDATRRAETVPISGFVAMARELADIRSEAR; from the coding sequence ATGAGCGCGATCGACGACCTCCCGCCGCTTCGCGAGGTCATTCGCCAGCACGCGCTGTCGGCCCGCAAATCGCTAGGCCAGAATTTCCTGCTCGACCTCAACCTCACCGCGCGCATCGCGCGCGCGGCAGCGCCGCTCGAGGACGCCACCATCGTCGAGATCGGCCCGGGCCCGGGAGGGCTGACCCGCGCGCTGCTCGCGCTCGGCGCCAGGCGCGTCATCGCCATCGAGCATGACGAGCGCGCGATCCCTGCCCTGCAGGATATTTCCGCGCGCTACCCCAACAGGCTCGAGATCGTGCAGGGCGATGCCATGACCTTCGATCCCCGTCCGCTGCTCGCCGGCGAACGCGCGAAGATCGTCGCGAACCTGCCCTACAACATCGCGACCCAGCTCCTGATCGGCTGGCTCACCACCGAGCCCTGGCCGCCCTGGTACGACGTGATGGTCCTGATGTTTCAGCGCGAGGTCGGCGAGCGCATCGTCGCGCGCGAGGACGAGGAGGCCTATGGCCGCCTCGGCGTGCTCGCCAATTGGCGCTGCGAGACCAAGATCCTGTTCGACATTGCGCCGTCCGCTTTCGTGCCGCCGCCGAAGGTCACGTCCTCAGTCGTGCGTCTGGTGCCGCGCGCAGAGCCGCTTCCCTGCGATCGAAGATTGCTCGAACAGGTCGCAGCCGCGGCCTTCGGCCAGCGCCGCAAGATGCTGCGCCAGAGCCTGAAATCGCTCGGCGTCGATCCCGCGCGTCTTGCCGCCGCCGCCGGCGTCGATGCGACGCGGCGCGCCGAGACCGTGCCCATTTCCGGCTTTGTTGCCATGGCGCGTGAATTGGCGGATATACGCAGCGAGGCACGATAA
- a CDS encoding alcohol dehydrogenase, with amino-acid sequence MALMRRQSLVKFDAPLCETIVDTPKPQGREVLVRIERCGLCHSDLHIQDGYADLGGGKKLDTTRGMTLPFTLGHEIAGVVDEVGSDVPAGLVGARKAVFPWIGCGQCRDCANGDENLCVKQRFLGVSIDGGFATHVLVPDAKYLLDYDPLPVNQAATLMCSGVTAYGALKRLVDRPRQRNLLLIGLGGVGMMGLSFAQAMFKQPITVADLSPAARDTALKNGAANAYDPSEPDVIKRILKETEGGFDEIVDFAGNEKSMAFAVAVAARGGKIVVSGLMGGQFTLPMVQWVYKRMTIEGFMVGTLAEAQELMALARAGKIKPTPMREEPMGDVQKWIDELRAGKVVGRIVLKN; translated from the coding sequence ATGGCGTTGATGCGTCGGCAGTCCCTGGTCAAGTTCGATGCGCCGCTGTGCGAGACCATCGTGGACACGCCAAAGCCGCAGGGGCGCGAGGTGCTGGTGCGCATCGAGCGCTGCGGCCTCTGCCATTCCGACCTGCACATCCAGGACGGCTATGCCGATCTCGGCGGCGGCAAGAAGCTCGACACCACGCGCGGCATGACGCTGCCCTTCACGCTCGGCCACGAGATCGCCGGCGTCGTCGACGAAGTCGGATCCGACGTGCCGGCTGGCCTCGTCGGAGCCAGGAAGGCGGTGTTCCCCTGGATCGGCTGCGGCCAGTGCCGCGACTGCGCCAATGGCGACGAGAATCTCTGTGTGAAGCAGCGCTTCCTCGGCGTCTCCATCGACGGCGGCTTCGCCACCCACGTGCTGGTGCCCGACGCGAAATACCTGCTCGACTACGATCCCCTGCCCGTCAACCAGGCCGCGACCCTGATGTGCTCGGGCGTGACCGCCTATGGCGCGCTCAAGCGCCTGGTCGACCGTCCGCGCCAGCGCAATTTGCTGCTGATCGGTCTTGGCGGCGTCGGCATGATGGGCCTGTCGTTCGCGCAAGCCATGTTCAAGCAGCCGATCACGGTCGCCGACCTCTCGCCGGCCGCGCGCGACACCGCGCTGAAGAACGGCGCAGCCAACGCCTATGATCCGTCCGAGCCCGACGTGATCAAGCGCATCCTCAAGGAGACCGAAGGCGGCTTCGACGAGATCGTCGACTTCGCCGGCAATGAGAAGTCGATGGCGTTCGCGGTCGCCGTGGCCGCGCGCGGCGGCAAGATCGTGGTCTCCGGCCTGATGGGCGGGCAGTTCACGCTGCCGATGGTGCAATGGGTCTACAAGCGCATGACCATCGAAGGCTTCATGGTGGGCACGCTCGCGGAGGCGCAGGAACTGATGGCGCTGGCCCGCGCCGGCAAGATCAAGCCGACCCCGATGCGCGAGGAGCCGATGGGCGACGTCCAGAAATGGATCGACGAGCTGCGCGCCGGCAAGGTGGTCGGCCGCATCGTGCTGAAGAACTGA
- a CDS encoding Crp/Fnr family transcriptional regulator, translating into MTGRPQNDLLRKLGVQDFELLAPHLQSVELAASHILHHAGDDVAAVHFPCGPTFVSFAVPVEDDREVESLLVGREGAIGISAGRGPSLAYSRIVVKVGGTLARLPLRALEQAQQRSTGLQELFVRYAACQFAQLLQTAACNAAHSIEQRAAKWIIAAREHIGGDEIPLTHEQLAGMLGVSRSYASRVIQTFKARRILATRRGAILILDAAALESSACACNGTVKRHFREVLGRAASAG; encoded by the coding sequence GTGACCGGCCGGCCCCAGAACGATCTGCTTCGCAAGCTCGGCGTCCAGGATTTCGAGTTGCTCGCCCCGCACCTGCAATCGGTCGAGCTCGCCGCGAGCCACATCCTGCATCACGCCGGCGACGACGTCGCCGCCGTCCATTTCCCCTGCGGCCCGACCTTCGTGTCGTTCGCGGTGCCGGTCGAGGACGATCGCGAAGTCGAAAGCCTGCTGGTGGGCCGTGAAGGCGCGATCGGGATCTCCGCGGGCCGCGGACCGTCGCTGGCCTATTCCCGCATCGTCGTGAAGGTCGGCGGGACGCTGGCGCGCCTGCCGCTGCGCGCGCTCGAACAGGCGCAGCAGCGATCGACCGGCCTGCAGGAGTTGTTCGTACGCTACGCCGCCTGCCAGTTTGCGCAGCTGCTGCAGACCGCGGCCTGCAACGCCGCGCATTCGATCGAGCAGCGCGCCGCCAAATGGATCATCGCAGCCCGGGAGCATATCGGCGGCGACGAGATCCCCCTCACCCACGAGCAGCTCGCCGGCATGCTCGGCGTCTCGCGCAGCTATGCCAGCCGCGTCATCCAGACGTTCAAGGCCAGGCGCATCCTCGCCACCCGCCGCGGCGCCATCCTGATCCTCGATGCCGCCGCGCTCGAGTCGAGCGCCTGCGCCTGCAACGGCACGGTGAAGAGGCATTTTCGCGAAGTGCTGGGACGAGCGGCCTCGGCGGGGTAG
- a CDS encoding DUF6894 family protein, protein MPRYYFHFEGQQPHTDTTGESLLDDEAAWREAVRLSRDVEHALRPGDSWTLSVFDGTEPVFVLAMVTRRFR, encoded by the coding sequence ATGCCGCGGTATTATTTTCACTTCGAGGGCCAGCAGCCCCACACCGACACGACAGGCGAATCACTCCTCGACGACGAGGCCGCCTGGCGCGAAGCGGTCCGCCTCTCTCGCGACGTCGAGCATGCGCTACGCCCCGGCGACAGCTGGACGCTCAGCGTGTTTGACGGCACCGAGCCGGTGTTCGTGCTGGCGATGGTGACGCGGCGGTTTCGGTGA
- a CDS encoding phosphonate metabolism protein PhnM gives MRTFLIIIGIWLLINVLFVVIMMPPRKPRRPDRPRSSAGLAPAAVEHNAYPFDEDEKISLRHTIIAIAMGALFSLTPPLLQAADDIKRLLGRCRRAKRSDTEAGERSLDPVLRDSRAGDERTATEGSPPDDRNASKR, from the coding sequence ATGCGGACATTTCTCATCATCATCGGCATCTGGCTGCTGATCAACGTGCTTTTCGTCGTGATCATGATGCCGCCGCGAAAGCCGCGGAGGCCGGATCGTCCACGATCGTCGGCAGGTCTTGCACCGGCCGCCGTCGAGCACAACGCCTACCCCTTCGACGAAGACGAGAAGATCTCGCTGCGTCACACCATCATCGCCATCGCGATGGGCGCGCTGTTCTCGCTGACACCGCCGCTGCTCCAGGCGGCCGATGACATCAAGAGGCTGCTCGGAAGATGCCGCAGGGCGAAGCGCTCCGACACCGAAGCGGGCGAACGATCCCTCGATCCGGTCCTCCGAGACTCTCGCGCCGGGGACGAACGAACGGCGACCGAGGGATCGCCACCCGACGATCGAAACGCGTCGAAGCGCTAG
- the gmk gene encoding guanylate kinase: MTTGGHGTDGVERRGLMFVLSSPSGAGKTTLSRMLLKREPGLKMSVSATTRAKRPGEVDGRDYLFVDKPRFEAMVKGDELLEWATVFDNLYGTPRAPVEAALSAGQDVLFDIDWQGTQQLHQKASVDVVRVFILPPSAADLEKRLHSRAQDSDEVIRNRMSRASHEMSHWAEYDYIVINHDVDEAFAEVQSILKAERLKRERRTGLVGFVRGLQGQLQG; this comes from the coding sequence ATGACGACGGGCGGTCACGGAACTGACGGGGTCGAGCGGCGCGGATTGATGTTCGTGCTGTCCTCGCCGTCGGGGGCGGGCAAAACGACTCTATCGCGGATGCTGCTCAAGCGGGAGCCCGGCCTGAAGATGTCAGTGTCGGCGACGACGCGCGCCAAGCGCCCCGGTGAGGTCGACGGCCGCGACTATCTGTTCGTCGACAAGCCTCGCTTCGAAGCGATGGTGAAGGGTGACGAGCTCTTGGAGTGGGCCACCGTGTTTGATAATCTCTACGGGACGCCCCGTGCCCCGGTGGAGGCGGCACTGTCGGCCGGGCAGGACGTGCTGTTCGACATCGACTGGCAGGGTACGCAGCAACTGCACCAGAAGGCGAGCGTCGATGTGGTTCGCGTCTTCATCCTGCCGCCGTCGGCGGCCGATCTCGAAAAGCGGCTGCACTCGCGCGCGCAGGATTCCGACGAGGTGATCCGCAATCGCATGAGCCGCGCCAGCCACGAGATGAGCCACTGGGCGGAGTACGACTACATCGTGATCAACCACGACGTCGACGAGGCCTTTGCCGAGGTGCAGTCGATCCTGAAGGCCGAACGCCTCAAGCGCGAGCGGCGGACTGGCCTCGTGGGCTTCGTGCGCGGTCTTCAAGGCCAGCTTCAAGGCTAG